From Bradyrhizobium sp. NDS-1, the proteins below share one genomic window:
- a CDS encoding prepilin-type N-terminal cleavage/methylation domain-containing protein gives MERRPTLSAARAEGIGDARGFALIEILCVLAIIGLLAAIILPAVPRTTTRARLESYAVETAALLKADRNAALRRQTRVATQVDAEARAIRSGVTGRTIRLPDDVVVQAMLASRCADRAAGRTIDFFPSGMSCGGVIALARPGIGYEVRVNWLTGGVEIVPQKLL, from the coding sequence GTGGAACGGCGGCCGACATTGTCAGCGGCGCGCGCTGAGGGCATCGGCGATGCGCGTGGCTTCGCGCTGATCGAGATCCTGTGCGTGCTCGCGATCATCGGCCTGCTGGCGGCAATCATCCTGCCGGCTGTCCCGCGCACGACGACGCGCGCCAGGCTGGAGAGCTACGCGGTCGAGACCGCGGCGCTGCTGAAAGCCGACCGCAACGCGGCGCTGCGCCGGCAAACCAGGGTGGCGACTCAGGTGGACGCGGAGGCGCGCGCGATCCGTTCCGGAGTCACCGGCCGGACCATCCGCCTGCCTGATGACGTGGTGGTGCAGGCGATGCTGGCCTCGCGCTGCGCCGACAGGGCCGCGGGCCGGACGATCGATTTCTTTCCGTCGGGCATGTCGTGTGGCGGGGTGATCGCGTTGGCGAGGCCGGGTATCGGCTATGAGGTGCGTGTCAACTGGCTGACCGGAGGCGTTGAGATTGTCCCGCAGAAGCTGCTCTGA
- a CDS encoding general secretion pathway protein GspK — protein MSGARDAHATLRDGRGFIVVAVLWMLAALAALALIYLTYVTNTAVTVSVNADRLQADALVTAGIELAAYRLTAQNEALRPTSGTFNARVGAGRVSVTFRSEAARVDLNMAPKPLLSGLMTALGVSATDAPVYADRILAWRASTEPGQENAEDSYYRTLGAPYLPRHAPFPHSDELWLVRGIPAAVVERVLPFVTVFSNMRTVNVLDAAPQVVAALPGMSPGLLQQVLRDRTDPNVDSRALVGLAGSTNATIEGSKAYRLTVAVELPSHRRSSAEVVILLLETGDEPYRVLSWHNAVDGSAGKPL, from the coding sequence TTGAGCGGAGCAAGGGACGCGCATGCAACGCTTCGCGACGGCCGCGGCTTCATCGTCGTCGCGGTGCTCTGGATGCTGGCGGCGCTGGCGGCGCTGGCGCTGATCTACCTGACCTATGTGACCAACACGGCGGTCACGGTCTCCGTCAATGCCGACCGGTTGCAGGCCGATGCGCTGGTGACCGCGGGGATCGAGCTCGCGGCCTATCGTCTGACGGCGCAGAACGAGGCGCTGCGTCCGACCAGCGGCACCTTCAATGCCCGGGTCGGTGCCGGTCGGGTGAGCGTGACGTTCCGTTCGGAGGCTGCGCGCGTCGATCTCAACATGGCACCGAAGCCGCTGCTATCGGGCCTGATGACGGCGCTCGGTGTCTCCGCGACGGACGCACCCGTCTATGCCGACCGGATTCTCGCCTGGCGCGCATCGACCGAGCCCGGCCAGGAGAATGCGGAAGATTCCTACTATCGCACGCTCGGCGCGCCTTATTTGCCGCGTCACGCGCCGTTTCCGCATAGTGACGAACTCTGGCTAGTGCGCGGCATTCCGGCCGCCGTCGTGGAGCGCGTGCTGCCCTTCGTCACGGTGTTCAGCAACATGCGGACGGTGAACGTGCTCGACGCCGCGCCGCAGGTAGTGGCGGCGCTGCCGGGCATGTCACCCGGGCTATTGCAGCAGGTGCTGCGTGACCGCACCGATCCCAACGTCGATTCCCGGGCCTTGGTCGGGCTTGCCGGCAGCACCAATGCGACGATCGAAGGCTCGAAGGCGTACCGGTTGACGGTCGCGGTCGAGCTGCCGTCGCATCGGCGGAGCTCGGCCGAGGTCGTCATCCTGCTTCTCGAAACCGGCGATGAGCCGTATCGTGTATTGTCGTGGCATAACGCCGTCGACGGCTCCGCCGGAAAGCCTCTGTGA
- the gspG gene encoding type II secretion system major pseudopilin GspG, producing MTKYRSAKRGRRRAGRGEAGFTLVEMLVVITIIGMIMALVGPRVLNYLSESKAKAAKIQIESFSSALDLYFLDLGRYPTSNEGLTALTRSTNQAGWNGPYLRGGVVPNDPWGHIYVYRAPGASAPYEIISLGSDGQEGGSGTAADIVSGAR from the coding sequence GTGACCAAATATCGAAGCGCGAAGCGCGGCCGGCGGCGCGCCGGCCGAGGGGAGGCGGGCTTCACCCTCGTCGAGATGCTGGTCGTCATCACCATCATCGGGATGATCATGGCGCTGGTCGGCCCGCGGGTGCTGAACTATCTCAGCGAGTCCAAGGCGAAGGCGGCCAAGATTCAGATCGAGAGCTTTTCCAGCGCGCTCGATCTCTATTTTCTCGATCTCGGCCGTTATCCCACATCGAACGAAGGCCTCACCGCGTTGACCCGCAGCACCAATCAGGCCGGCTGGAACGGGCCGTATTTGCGCGGCGGGGTAGTCCCAAACGATCCCTGGGGGCACATTTATGTCTATCGCGCTCCGGGCGCGAGCGCGCCCTATGAGATCATCTCGCTGGGATCGGACGGTCAGGAAGGCGGCAGTGGAACGGCGGCCGACATTGTCAGCGGCGCGCGCTGA
- a CDS encoding type II secretion system protein J — protein sequence MSRRSCSDTAGFTLIEALVALAIIAVMLGTIGSVIATTVKGTRAIDQRLALAGTAETLLADLPPRSLLKPGRRSGELAGSRWRVDVAPMKMPGGDPASDRFVPLAVNLRLQRADGSAIQVTTVKLVPRAAQ from the coding sequence TTGTCCCGCAGAAGCTGCTCTGACACCGCCGGTTTCACCCTGATCGAGGCGCTGGTCGCGCTCGCGATCATCGCGGTCATGCTCGGGACGATCGGCTCGGTCATCGCCACGACGGTGAAGGGGACGCGCGCGATCGACCAGCGTCTGGCGCTCGCAGGCACGGCCGAGACCCTGCTCGCAGACCTGCCGCCGCGCTCTTTGCTGAAACCCGGCCGGCGGAGCGGCGAACTGGCCGGCAGCCGCTGGCGGGTCGACGTTGCGCCGATGAAGATGCCGGGCGGTGATCCCGCCAGCGATCGCTTCGTGCCGTTGGCCGTCAATTTGCGCCTGCAGCGGGCCGACGGTAGCGCGATCCAGGTCACGACGGTGAAACTGGTGCCGAGGGCGGCGCAATGA
- a CDS encoding type II secretion system protein J, which produces MKRLRRALANEAGFTMLEVLLATLLMTVILATLATVTAQWLPNWNRGIARVQRAERLATGLERIVADLSVAEQMTVNGDARVPLFDGGELSVTFLRTALGPSARPGLEFVRLIEKADAQGLALVRERAPFQPMPTDGQIRFVDQVVLIRAPFRVSFAYAGPDGQWQPIWRGQPQLPDRIRITVRDSATGQVLAVSGAAVPRITAPAECARAKNPATCVTARSRPEQAEKEEQQL; this is translated from the coding sequence ATGAAGCGCCTGCGCCGCGCGCTGGCCAACGAGGCCGGCTTCACTATGCTCGAAGTGCTGCTCGCAACCCTGCTGATGACCGTCATCCTTGCGACGCTGGCGACCGTGACGGCGCAATGGCTGCCGAACTGGAATCGCGGCATTGCCCGCGTGCAGCGGGCCGAGCGTCTTGCGACCGGGCTCGAGCGCATCGTCGCCGACCTCTCCGTCGCCGAGCAGATGACAGTGAACGGCGACGCCAGGGTGCCGTTGTTCGACGGCGGCGAATTGTCGGTGACCTTCCTGCGCACGGCGCTCGGCCCGAGCGCGCGTCCAGGCCTCGAATTCGTCCGTCTGATCGAAAAGGCCGACGCTCAAGGGCTCGCCCTGGTGCGCGAGCGCGCGCCGTTCCAACCGATGCCGACCGACGGGCAGATCCGCTTCGTCGATCAGGTCGTGCTGATCCGGGCGCCGTTCCGCGTCAGCTTCGCCTATGCCGGGCCCGACGGTCAGTGGCAGCCGATCTGGCGGGGGCAGCCGCAGCTGCCGGATCGCATCCGCATTACCGTGCGGGACAGTGCGACCGGGCAGGTGCTCGCGGTCTCGGGCGCGGCGGTCCCGCGCATTACGGCGCCGGCCGAATGCGCCCGGGCCAAGAACCCGGCGACCTGCGTCACGGCGCGCTCTCGGCCGGAACAGGCGGAGAAAGAGGAGCAGCAGCTTTGA